One genomic segment of Marinobacter sp. F4206 includes these proteins:
- a CDS encoding sensor histidine kinase, producing the protein MINSPPVTVFSLPDADPQPGLVLNTDCELLLVNRAAGELTHRNSLTDTLDLLPVNTCALVMSALNQNRAIENVEARIGGTILLWTFIPDPEAGQILIRGRDATEEVRIHDEATRSSRLYRLITENTTDLISRHAPDGRFIDATPASWRLLGYWPEELRGKSLEGIFKGHSVAQKLTETRNRLRDDGYATMTVDILHRDGTRRWFEIASRAIRETYTGAVIEVVSVSRDITGRVESEESNRRLADELAHAARLATLGELASSIAHEMNQPLATIVNFAGASQRYLKNAQTNPECLNRVDDGLQKIVHHANRASEVIKRLRAFLRKGQKRTGPVSLNDVVANVTRLCQWEAEKNGVRITQRLARCAPVITADPVLLEQVLINLIRNGIEANVEACDQLAGDAVSSVVISSCVNDAGETLIQVTDQGPGLDDQGIRQMFQPFYTSKPQGLGLGLSMSRSIIEGFGGFLDAIPARSGGLSLICRFPPATCTKPTTARRTETHPDD; encoded by the coding sequence ATGATAAACTCTCCACCCGTAACCGTATTTAGTTTGCCGGACGCCGACCCGCAACCCGGACTGGTCCTGAATACCGATTGCGAGCTGCTGCTGGTCAATCGTGCAGCCGGAGAATTGACGCATCGCAACAGCCTCACCGACACCCTGGACCTGCTGCCGGTCAATACCTGTGCGCTCGTGATGTCGGCCCTTAATCAGAATAGGGCCATCGAAAATGTGGAAGCCAGGATCGGCGGGACCATTCTGCTCTGGACCTTCATCCCCGACCCGGAAGCCGGACAGATTCTCATTCGGGGCCGTGACGCTACCGAGGAGGTCCGCATTCACGATGAGGCCACCCGCTCCAGCCGGCTGTATCGGCTGATTACCGAAAACACCACCGACCTGATTTCCCGACATGCGCCGGACGGACGCTTCATCGATGCCACACCGGCTTCCTGGCGACTGCTCGGCTACTGGCCGGAGGAACTCCGGGGCAAATCCTTGGAGGGAATCTTCAAGGGTCACTCCGTCGCCCAGAAACTGACGGAGACCCGCAACCGTCTTCGGGACGATGGCTACGCCACTATGACCGTGGATATCCTCCACCGGGATGGCACCCGGCGCTGGTTCGAGATTGCGAGCCGGGCCATTCGGGAAACCTACACCGGTGCCGTGATTGAGGTCGTCAGTGTCTCCCGGGACATCACTGGCCGGGTCGAATCGGAGGAAAGCAACCGCCGCCTCGCAGACGAACTGGCTCACGCCGCGCGGCTGGCGACCCTCGGGGAACTCGCTTCCAGCATAGCCCATGAGATGAACCAGCCTCTGGCCACCATCGTGAATTTTGCCGGTGCCAGCCAGCGCTACCTGAAAAATGCCCAGACCAACCCGGAATGTCTGAACCGTGTGGACGACGGCCTGCAGAAGATTGTTCATCACGCCAATCGGGCATCGGAAGTCATCAAACGACTACGGGCGTTCCTGCGCAAGGGGCAGAAACGCACCGGGCCGGTTTCCCTGAACGACGTTGTCGCCAACGTTACCCGGCTGTGCCAGTGGGAAGCGGAAAAAAACGGGGTCCGGATTACCCAGCGACTCGCCCGATGCGCGCCGGTCATCACCGCTGACCCGGTGCTTCTGGAGCAAGTATTGATCAACCTGATCCGCAACGGTATTGAGGCCAATGTCGAGGCCTGTGACCAGTTAGCCGGTGACGCCGTCTCTTCGGTGGTTATCAGCAGCTGCGTGAATGACGCGGGCGAGACCCTGATTCAAGTGACTGACCAGGGCCCGGGGTTGGACGATCAGGGGATCCGGCAGATGTTCCAGCCTTTTTACACCAGCAAGCCTCAGGGACTTGGGCTGGGGCTTTCCATGAGCCGCTCCATTATCGAGGGCTTTGGGGGGTTTCTGGACGCTATCCCGGCAAGATCCGGCGGTCTGTCCCTGATTTGCCGGTTCCCGCCTGCCACCTGCACCAAACCCACTACTGCACGACGCACGGAGACTCATCCAGATGACTGA
- a CDS encoding NAD(P)-dependent alcohol dehydrogenase yields the protein MTATKAFAAQSPTSGMAPHDITRRSLRKDDVAIEIDYCGVCHTDIHFAQNDWGVTQYPVVPGHEIVGRVTAVGPGVKNYREGDVVGVGCMVDSCRTCSACKAGLEQYCSEGMTGTYNGEDRYDHSITFGGYSERVVVSERFVVRIPDKLDIQTAAPLLCAGITTYSPLRHYGVKAGHKVGVIGMGGLGHMGVKFAKALGAEVTIFTRSESKVAEAKKQGADHVVISTDEDQMAEVAETFDFMLDTVPVQHDLNPYLNCLTYDGTHIIVGLLEPIEPALEAGALVFKRRVLAGSLIGGMPETQEVLDFCAEHDISCDVEMLDIHNINDAYERMKKGDVKYRFVIDMATLKNS from the coding sequence ATGACAGCAACCAAGGCATTCGCGGCACAATCTCCCACCTCCGGCATGGCCCCGCACGACATAACCAGAAGGTCGTTGCGCAAGGACGATGTCGCCATTGAAATCGACTATTGTGGCGTCTGCCACACGGACATCCATTTTGCTCAGAACGACTGGGGCGTGACCCAGTACCCGGTCGTCCCCGGCCATGAAATCGTGGGTCGGGTTACCGCAGTCGGTCCGGGCGTCAAAAACTACCGGGAAGGCGATGTCGTCGGCGTAGGTTGCATGGTCGATTCCTGCCGCACCTGCTCCGCCTGTAAAGCCGGCCTGGAACAGTATTGCAGCGAAGGCATGACGGGCACCTACAATGGCGAAGACCGGTACGATCATTCCATTACCTTCGGCGGCTACTCCGAACGGGTCGTTGTCAGTGAACGTTTCGTGGTCCGGATCCCGGACAAGCTGGACATCCAGACTGCCGCGCCCCTGCTCTGTGCCGGCATCACCACCTACTCGCCGTTGCGGCACTATGGCGTCAAAGCCGGACACAAGGTCGGCGTGATCGGGATGGGCGGTCTTGGCCACATGGGTGTGAAGTTTGCCAAGGCACTGGGCGCCGAAGTCACCATCTTCACCCGTTCCGAAAGCAAAGTCGCCGAGGCCAAAAAGCAGGGAGCGGATCACGTGGTGATCTCCACCGATGAGGACCAGATGGCCGAAGTCGCAGAAACCTTCGACTTCATGCTGGACACCGTGCCGGTTCAGCACGACCTGAACCCCTACCTGAACTGCCTGACCTACGATGGCACCCACATCATCGTCGGACTGCTTGAGCCCATCGAGCCGGCCCTGGAGGCAGGCGCGTTGGTGTTCAAACGCCGGGTTCTGGCCGGCTCGCTCATCGGCGGCATGCCGGAAACCCAGGAAGTCCTGGATTTCTGTGCCGAGCATGACATCAGCTGCGACGTGGAGATGCTCGACATCCACAACATCAACGACGCCTACGAACGGATGAAAAAGGGCGATGTGAAGTACCGGTTCGTTATTGATATGGCAACACTGAAAAACAGCTAG
- a CDS encoding PLP-dependent aminotransferase family protein, with product MGVLYNQVADQLQALIQDGVYRDGDRLPGVRVLSRQFGVSISTVLQAHQTLEGRGYLDARERSGYFVRLPALDAPEPVMQKHRAKPVPVTAREMALDLCVDEQKRMVPLATAIPHPDFLPLRQIQQSTLWAARRGLETLDYAFPGKESFRRQIAQRMATLGVPITPDDVLATNGAQEAIILALRAVTQPGDIVAVETPSFPGILQALEVVGLRVIEIPTHPSDGLSLEGLQLALDQWPLKACVVVTNHSNPMGARMPDERKKQLVSMLAAAAVPLIEDDIYGDLYHAGDRPRPAKAFDRTDNVIYCSSFSKTISPGLRLGWMVPGRYMASARQHKYFVNLATSSIPQLAVAHFLEQGSYDRYLRSARQHYRESSERMRAAITRSFPEGTAVSRPQGGFVLWVQLPDGISGTEVYQKARAENINVSPGLMFSTTNKYDNCLRLNSANPWTERIEQAVARLGTLARESAG from the coding sequence ATGGGCGTTCTATACAATCAGGTGGCTGATCAGTTGCAGGCGCTGATTCAGGATGGTGTCTATCGGGACGGGGATCGACTGCCGGGTGTGCGGGTGCTGAGCCGGCAGTTCGGCGTGAGTATTTCCACGGTCTTGCAGGCCCATCAGACTCTGGAGGGGCGGGGATATCTGGATGCCCGTGAGCGCAGCGGCTATTTTGTTCGCCTGCCGGCTCTGGATGCGCCCGAGCCGGTGATGCAGAAGCACCGCGCGAAGCCCGTGCCGGTGACTGCCCGGGAAATGGCGCTCGATCTGTGCGTGGACGAGCAGAAGCGCATGGTGCCGTTGGCCACAGCCATCCCGCACCCCGATTTCCTGCCCCTGCGCCAGATTCAGCAAAGCACCCTGTGGGCGGCACGTCGGGGTCTGGAAACCCTGGATTATGCCTTTCCGGGCAAGGAATCGTTTCGACGCCAGATTGCCCAGCGCATGGCAACGTTGGGCGTGCCCATCACGCCGGACGATGTGCTGGCGACCAACGGCGCCCAGGAAGCCATCATTCTGGCACTTCGGGCCGTGACTCAGCCGGGCGACATCGTTGCCGTTGAGACGCCCTCATTTCCGGGAATCCTCCAGGCGCTGGAGGTGGTCGGTCTGCGGGTGATTGAGATCCCGACCCACCCGTCAGACGGGCTGAGTCTGGAAGGGTTGCAACTGGCGCTCGACCAATGGCCGCTCAAGGCCTGCGTGGTGGTCACCAACCACAGCAATCCGATGGGGGCGAGAATGCCGGACGAACGCAAAAAGCAGCTGGTTTCGATGCTGGCCGCGGCGGCGGTGCCCCTGATTGAGGACGATATCTACGGCGATCTGTACCACGCCGGAGACCGGCCCCGGCCCGCCAAGGCCTTTGATCGCACTGACAATGTGATCTATTGCAGCTCCTTCTCGAAAACCATTTCCCCGGGGCTTCGGCTAGGCTGGATGGTGCCCGGCCGCTACATGGCCAGTGCCCGGCAGCATAAGTATTTTGTGAACCTGGCAACCTCGTCCATTCCGCAGCTGGCGGTCGCGCATTTCCTGGAGCAGGGCAGTTACGATCGATACCTGCGTTCAGCCCGGCAGCATTACCGGGAATCGTCCGAGCGAATGCGGGCGGCGATCACCCGTTCATTTCCGGAGGGCACGGCCGTCAGCCGGCCCCAGGGTGGGTTTGTGCTGTGGGTCCAGTTGCCGGATGGTATTTCCGGAACCGAGGTGTATCAGAAGGCACGGGCGGAGAACATCAATGTGTCGCCGGGGCTGATGTTTTCAACCACCAATAAATACGACAACTGCCTGCGCCTGAACAGCGCCAATCCCTGGACCGAGCGCATTGAACAAGCCGTGGCCCGACTCGGGACGCTGGCGCGGGAGTCCGCCGGCTAG
- a CDS encoding solute carrier family 23 protein yields MQMFHRNNGDEQPYWPAGPFKIRLPFVHYRWEFAEMVQALIMFVVSLAMIPLLEKYLGVPYDVALAYVVICGIGFMLPALLGVPLVPGWITPGIPVVLLFLSDYEPGPEAIQALFALQFLVFIIFLVLGVTRLGSKLVELIPRSMKGGIIIGAGIAALMGEIEAGGRLANTPISLIIGGLVCLYLMFSVSFKGFVETSSIARKIANYGMVPGMVVAILVGFATGEYAVPNVEWGITRPAFGELWNYLPFAVGFPDASVFLYAIPTAVIAYVIAFGDIVVGQSLMSRVDHLRKDENIDSSVDRVHLVTAIRNGMHAFLAPYPGLAGPIWTAVTATMAERYKYGRNAMDSIYSGGGTFWITGFIALFVLPLVSFFQPVLPIALSLTLLLTGYICLMVGLEQLENNTERGIAGTMGVVLAVYGAGWGLATGAVLYLLIERTKLLGFTADPEAPGADLADEH; encoded by the coding sequence ATGCAAATGTTCCACCGCAATAACGGCGACGAGCAGCCCTACTGGCCCGCCGGTCCGTTCAAGATTCGCCTGCCGTTCGTTCATTACCGCTGGGAGTTTGCGGAGATGGTTCAGGCGCTGATCATGTTCGTGGTCAGTCTGGCCATGATTCCGCTGCTGGAGAAGTACCTGGGCGTACCTTACGACGTGGCGTTGGCCTACGTGGTGATCTGTGGTATCGGTTTCATGCTGCCGGCGTTGCTGGGCGTTCCGCTGGTGCCGGGCTGGATTACCCCGGGTATTCCTGTGGTGCTGCTGTTCCTGAGTGATTATGAGCCGGGCCCTGAGGCGATTCAGGCCCTGTTTGCCCTGCAGTTCCTGGTGTTCATTATTTTCCTGGTTCTCGGGGTTACCCGTCTGGGAAGCAAGCTGGTGGAGCTGATTCCCCGATCCATGAAAGGGGGCATCATCATTGGTGCCGGTATAGCGGCCCTGATGGGTGAGATCGAGGCCGGCGGACGGTTGGCCAACACCCCGATCTCACTGATTATCGGCGGCCTGGTGTGCCTGTACCTGATGTTTTCGGTCTCATTCAAAGGCTTTGTGGAGACCAGCAGCATTGCCCGCAAGATCGCCAACTACGGCATGGTGCCCGGTATGGTTGTAGCGATTCTGGTTGGATTTGCGACCGGTGAGTACGCCGTGCCGAACGTGGAGTGGGGCATCACCCGACCTGCTTTTGGCGAGCTCTGGAATTACCTGCCCTTCGCCGTCGGCTTTCCGGACGCCAGTGTCTTCCTGTATGCCATTCCGACGGCCGTCATCGCCTACGTCATTGCCTTCGGTGACATTGTCGTCGGCCAGTCCCTGATGAGCCGCGTCGATCATCTTCGAAAGGACGAGAACATCGATAGCAGCGTTGACCGGGTTCACCTGGTAACGGCAATTCGTAATGGCATGCACGCGTTCCTGGCCCCGTATCCCGGCCTTGCCGGCCCGATCTGGACGGCGGTTACCGCGACCATGGCCGAGCGCTACAAGTACGGTCGCAATGCCATGGACTCGATCTACAGCGGCGGTGGCACTTTCTGGATTACCGGATTCATTGCCCTGTTCGTGCTGCCACTGGTGAGTTTCTTTCAGCCGGTCCTGCCCATCGCCCTGTCCCTGACCCTGTTGTTGACCGGTTACATCTGTCTGATGGTCGGTCTCGAGCAGCTGGAGAACAACACCGAGCGTGGTATCGCCGGCACGATGGGCGTTGTGCTGGCGGTCTATGGCGCGGGCTGGGGCCTTGCTACGGGCGCTGTGCTTTACCTGCTGATTGAACGAACCAAGCTCCTGGGCTTTACCGCTGATCCGGAAGCGCCGGGCGCCGACCTCGCTGACGAACACTGA
- a CDS encoding response regulator transcription factor, whose amino-acid sequence MTDTSAADSTTVYVVDDDAGMLESTQWLLESVGLRVEAYSDGRKFLDAVSSKGAGCVVLDVRMPGLGGLNVQEELQKRGLDLPIIFVSGHADVPIVVRAFKSGAFDFIEKPFNEQLLLDSVQQALQEHRQTSHRQQGDESTENLLETLTRRERDVFLPLAQGYTSREIAEQLDVGVKTIDLYRARVMKRLGAERLPDVTGLAIAAGLIDPLDLRARL is encoded by the coding sequence ATGACTGACACCTCAGCTGCTGATTCCACAACCGTTTACGTGGTTGATGACGACGCCGGCATGCTGGAATCCACCCAGTGGCTGCTGGAGTCGGTCGGCCTGCGGGTGGAAGCCTACAGTGATGGCCGAAAGTTCCTCGATGCGGTGAGCAGCAAGGGTGCCGGATGCGTGGTTCTGGATGTCCGCATGCCCGGCCTCGGTGGTTTGAATGTGCAGGAGGAATTGCAGAAACGGGGGTTGGACCTGCCCATCATTTTTGTGTCCGGTCACGCCGATGTGCCCATCGTGGTCCGGGCCTTCAAATCGGGCGCGTTCGACTTCATCGAGAAGCCGTTCAACGAACAGCTGCTGCTGGACAGTGTCCAGCAGGCACTGCAGGAGCACCGTCAGACCAGCCATCGGCAACAGGGTGACGAATCCACCGAAAACCTGCTTGAGACCCTCACCCGCCGGGAGCGGGATGTATTCCTGCCGCTGGCCCAGGGCTATACCAGCCGCGAGATCGCCGAGCAGCTGGATGTCGGGGTCAAAACCATCGACCTGTACCGCGCCCGGGTCATGAAACGACTGGGCGCCGAGCGATTGCCCGATGTCACCGGCCTTGCCATCGCCGCCGGTCTGATTGACCCGCTGGACCTTCGGGCCAGACTCTAG
- a CDS encoding DegV family protein — translation MRVGLIVDSACDLPYEFSRKHDLFILPVTAVIDGQTYIDEHDPVRTQEFYQSGLLQKGHQAETQAYSPKQIHDLFMEKIVTQFDVAFCETVTRSRSLIFENATEAMNSVLANYDGARRAAGREGKFSMRVIDSKQIFAGQGLLAAHTLKLIDQKLSKNALRHEVETFSDKIYTCVIPRDLHYIRERARRRGDKSVSALVAFLGKTLNITPVIFGKGAEGQPVAKTRSFDVAVEKVMNYAAARVEAGLATPYVSLSCGLTWTEIEDLPGLNRLRDACERNGVELLLSQMGITSSIYVGPGSLCLALAAEPHTFNDFQ, via the coding sequence ATGCGAGTTGGTTTGATCGTCGATTCCGCGTGCGATCTACCTTACGAGTTCAGTCGTAAGCACGATCTGTTTATTCTTCCCGTCACCGCCGTGATTGATGGCCAGACCTACATCGACGAGCATGATCCGGTCAGGACCCAGGAGTTCTACCAGAGCGGGCTGCTGCAGAAAGGGCATCAGGCCGAGACCCAGGCCTATTCGCCAAAGCAGATTCACGACCTGTTCATGGAAAAAATTGTCACTCAGTTTGATGTGGCGTTTTGCGAAACCGTCACCCGCAGTCGCAGCCTGATATTCGAGAATGCCACCGAGGCAATGAACAGCGTGCTGGCCAATTACGATGGCGCTCGCCGGGCCGCTGGCCGCGAGGGAAAATTCTCGATGCGGGTGATCGACAGCAAGCAGATTTTCGCCGGCCAGGGCCTGCTGGCCGCCCATACCCTGAAGCTGATTGACCAGAAACTGTCGAAAAACGCCCTCCGGCATGAGGTCGAGACGTTCTCGGACAAGATATACACCTGTGTCATCCCCCGTGACCTGCACTACATCCGGGAACGGGCCCGGCGGCGCGGCGACAAGAGCGTTTCGGCACTGGTGGCCTTCCTGGGCAAGACGCTCAATATAACGCCGGTGATTTTTGGCAAGGGTGCGGAAGGTCAGCCTGTGGCCAAGACCCGCAGTTTCGATGTGGCCGTGGAGAAGGTGATGAACTACGCCGCCGCCAGGGTTGAGGCGGGGTTGGCCACGCCGTATGTCAGTCTGTCCTGTGGTCTGACCTGGACCGAAATAGAGGATTTGCCGGGACTCAACCGCCTACGGGACGCCTGTGAACGCAATGGTGTTGAGCTGTTGCTGTCCCAGATGGGAATCACCAGCAGTATTTATGTGGGTCCGGGAAGCCTGTGCCTGGCTCTGGCAGCTGAACCGCATACCTTTAACGATTTCCAGTAA
- a CDS encoding PhzF family phenazine biosynthesis protein: MPHSIYQVDAFTDRVFGGNPAAVMPLEQWLPDETLLALANENNLSETAFLVRLPAHDEADFHIRWFTPGVEVPLCGHATLASAWVIFNKLGWTGGTIRFHSKSGPLGVQQDAGGWLTLDFPNLAFEERETPMLVREALPGVPETAFFVPNDTNYMIVLDSEAAVRTARPDLRKLKALGNQGLIVTARGDECDFVSRYFAPGAGIDEDPVTGSIHSVLAPYWAEVLGKSRLDARQVSERGGVLRCELKGERVAIAGQAAFFMEGWVQL, translated from the coding sequence ATGCCCCATTCCATCTACCAGGTAGACGCCTTCACCGACCGGGTCTTCGGCGGGAACCCCGCCGCCGTGATGCCGCTCGAGCAGTGGCTGCCAGACGAGACATTGCTGGCACTGGCCAACGAGAACAACTTGTCGGAAACCGCGTTTCTGGTCCGGCTACCGGCACATGATGAAGCCGATTTCCACATTCGCTGGTTTACGCCGGGTGTCGAGGTGCCGCTTTGTGGCCATGCCACCCTGGCCAGTGCCTGGGTGATCTTCAACAAATTGGGCTGGACCGGCGGAACAATCCGCTTCCACTCCAAAAGCGGCCCCCTGGGTGTTCAGCAGGATGCCGGCGGCTGGCTGACACTCGACTTCCCGAACCTCGCCTTTGAGGAACGGGAAACCCCGATGCTGGTGCGAGAAGCCCTCCCCGGTGTGCCGGAAACCGCTTTTTTTGTCCCCAACGACACCAACTACATGATCGTCCTGGACAGCGAAGCCGCAGTGCGCACGGCCCGACCGGATCTTCGCAAGCTGAAGGCACTGGGCAATCAGGGCCTGATCGTGACGGCAAGGGGAGATGAATGCGACTTCGTCAGCCGGTACTTTGCCCCGGGGGCGGGCATTGACGAGGACCCGGTCACCGGCTCTATCCACAGCGTGCTGGCGCCCTACTGGGCCGAGGTGCTGGGCAAAAGCAGACTGGACGCCCGACAGGTTTCAGAACGGGGCGGCGTCCTTCGCTGCGAACTGAAAGGAGAGCGTGTCGCGATTGCCGGCCAGGCGGCCTTCTTCATGGAGGGTTGGGTTCAGCTATAG
- a CDS encoding acyl-CoA synthetase: MTSIFDQGLAPVDANYAVQSPIDFIERTASVYPEFPSVIHGAIRYTWAQTYERCVRLASALKGRGIGRGDTVAVMLPNIPAMVESHFGVPMVGAVLNTLNVRLDAEAIAFMLEHGEAKVVIADREFGDVINDAVSRLKDKPLVIDVDDPEYGEGVRVSDLDYEAFLQEGDPGFQWNFPADEWDAISLNYTSGTTGNPKGVVYHHRGAYINALGNQAVWSMDMHPVYLWTLPMFHCNGWCFPWTITAMAGTHVCLRRVDPEKILQLIRDHQVTHMCGAPIVLNALLNVPESAKAGIDHDVKSMTAGAAPPAQVIGAIEEMGIQVTHVYGLTEVYGPVTVCAWKSEWDQLPLHDRARKKARQGVRYHTLAGTMVGDPNTMEPVPRDGKTIGEIFLRGNTVMKGYLKNPKATEEAFRGGWFHTGDLAVWHEDGYMEIKDRLKDIIISGGENISTIEVEDTLYRHPAVLEAAVVARPDEKWGETPCAFVTLKPESGEVSEDDIITFCREHLARFKVPKTVVFSELPKTSTGKIQKFVLRDQAKDLD; the protein is encoded by the coding sequence ATGACCTCGATTTTTGATCAGGGCCTTGCGCCCGTCGATGCCAACTACGCCGTTCAATCGCCGATTGATTTTATCGAACGTACCGCCAGTGTTTACCCGGAATTCCCATCGGTCATACACGGTGCCATCCGGTACACCTGGGCCCAGACCTACGAGCGTTGCGTTCGTCTCGCCTCCGCTCTGAAAGGGCGAGGTATCGGCCGGGGCGATACCGTCGCGGTCATGCTGCCGAACATCCCCGCCATGGTGGAGAGCCATTTCGGTGTCCCCATGGTCGGCGCGGTACTGAACACCCTGAACGTGCGACTGGACGCCGAAGCCATTGCCTTTATGCTCGAACACGGCGAGGCGAAAGTGGTGATCGCCGATCGCGAGTTTGGCGATGTCATCAATGACGCCGTCAGCCGCCTCAAGGACAAGCCGCTGGTCATTGACGTCGATGACCCCGAATACGGTGAAGGCGTTCGGGTCAGCGATCTGGATTACGAGGCCTTTCTGCAGGAAGGCGACCCCGGGTTCCAGTGGAATTTTCCGGCGGATGAGTGGGATGCCATTTCACTGAACTACACCTCCGGCACCACCGGTAACCCGAAAGGGGTGGTCTACCATCATCGTGGCGCCTACATCAACGCACTGGGCAACCAGGCGGTGTGGTCGATGGATATGCATCCGGTCTACCTCTGGACGCTGCCGATGTTTCACTGCAACGGCTGGTGTTTTCCCTGGACGATTACTGCCATGGCGGGAACCCACGTGTGCCTGCGCCGGGTCGATCCCGAGAAGATTCTGCAACTGATCCGTGATCATCAGGTTACCCATATGTGTGGCGCCCCGATTGTACTGAATGCGCTGCTGAACGTGCCGGAGTCTGCCAAGGCCGGCATTGATCACGACGTGAAGTCCATGACCGCCGGTGCGGCGCCGCCTGCGCAGGTAATCGGAGCCATTGAGGAAATGGGCATTCAGGTTACCCACGTCTACGGTCTGACTGAGGTCTATGGCCCGGTGACCGTGTGTGCCTGGAAATCGGAATGGGACCAGCTGCCGCTGCACGACCGGGCCAGAAAGAAGGCCCGCCAGGGCGTTCGTTATCACACCCTGGCAGGCACCATGGTGGGTGACCCGAACACCATGGAACCGGTGCCCAGAGACGGCAAAACCATCGGTGAGATCTTCCTGCGCGGTAACACCGTGATGAAAGGCTACCTGAAGAATCCGAAGGCCACCGAAGAGGCGTTCCGGGGCGGGTGGTTCCACACCGGTGACCTGGCCGTCTGGCACGAGGATGGCTACATGGAGATCAAGGATCGCCTGAAGGACATCATCATTTCCGGTGGTGAGAACATTTCCACTATCGAGGTTGAGGACACCCTCTACCGCCATCCTGCCGTTCTTGAAGCCGCCGTCGTGGCCCGACCGGACGAGAAGTGGGGAGAAACGCCGTGCGCGTTCGTCACCCTCAAGCCGGAATCGGGAGAGGTCAGTGAGGACGACATCATCACCTTCTGTCGTGAGCACCTGGCTCGCTTCAAGGTGCCCAAGACCGTCGTCTTCTCGGAGTTGCCCAAGACGTCCACGGGCAAGATCCAGAAGTTCGTACTGAGGGATCAGGCCAAAGACCTGGACTGA
- a CDS encoding metal-dependent hydrolase, giving the protein MTISSTPEGVSVQPRHIRFDVSEDLKSFWHGNNAFRTAFFNALSLQFPDGEQQFINAVRLYRDRIDDPKLQAEIRGFIGQEALHSREHKSYNEALKARGYDIDAIDERFARHMKWVANLPPSRQLAGTCGAEHYTAVLANAILRHPEWMEGATPAMARLWRWHAIEETEHKSVAFDVYQQCVGDERLRRIVFLFVTWNFFKYTFLNTCSLLKTDGKLWSLGTWLGGLNFLWGKPGVIRKCLPEFLAYFRKGFHPWQQDNRRLLAKNLKELEAAPSAQ; this is encoded by the coding sequence ATGACCATCAGTTCCACGCCTGAAGGGGTGTCGGTCCAGCCCCGGCATATCCGGTTTGACGTCAGCGAAGACCTGAAGTCTTTCTGGCACGGCAACAATGCCTTCAGAACCGCCTTCTTCAATGCCCTGTCCCTGCAGTTTCCGGATGGCGAGCAGCAGTTCATCAACGCCGTTCGGCTGTACCGTGATCGTATTGATGATCCCAAGCTCCAGGCTGAAATCCGGGGCTTTATTGGCCAGGAAGCGCTGCACAGCCGTGAACACAAGAGTTACAACGAGGCCCTGAAAGCAAGGGGCTACGACATTGACGCCATTGACGAGCGATTTGCGCGGCATATGAAGTGGGTGGCCAATCTCCCGCCCAGCCGCCAGCTCGCGGGCACCTGTGGCGCTGAGCACTACACAGCGGTTCTGGCGAACGCCATACTCCGGCATCCGGAATGGATGGAGGGCGCGACCCCGGCAATGGCGCGCCTCTGGCGCTGGCATGCGATTGAGGAGACCGAGCACAAATCGGTGGCGTTCGATGTCTACCAGCAATGTGTGGGCGATGAGCGCTTGCGGCGGATTGTGTTCCTGTTTGTTACCTGGAACTTCTTCAAATACACCTTCCTCAATACCTGCAGTCTGCTGAAGACGGATGGCAAACTCTGGAGCCTGGGCACCTGGCTCGGCGGCTTGAACTTCTTGTGGGGCAAACCTGGCGTTATCCGCAAGTGCCTGCCGGAGTTTCTGGCCTACTTCCGTAAGGGCTTTCATCCCTGGCAGCAGGACAACCGTCGGCTTCTGGCGAAGAACCTGAAGGAATTGGAGGCGGCGCCATCCGCACAGTGA